One stretch of Miscanthus floridulus cultivar M001 chromosome 18, ASM1932011v1, whole genome shotgun sequence DNA includes these proteins:
- the LOC136522084 gene encoding MADS-box transcription factor 16, with amino-acid sequence MGRGKIEIKRIENATNRQVTYSKRRTGIMKKARELTVLCDAQVAIIMFSSTGKYHEFCSPGTDIKTIFDRYQQAIGTSLWNEQYENMQRTLSHLKDINRNLRTEIRQRMGEDLDTLEFDELRGLEQNVDAALKEVRHRKYHVITTQTETYKKKVKHSYEAYKNLQQELGMREDPAFGFVDNTGAGGWDGAAAAALGGGAPDMYAFRVVPSQPNLHGMAYGSHDLRLG; translated from the exons ATGGGGCGCGGCAAGATCGAGATCAAGCGGATCGAGAACGCCACCAACCGGCAGGTGACCTACTCCAAGCGCCGCACGGGGATCATGAAGAAGGCGCGCGAGCTCACCGTGCTCTGCGACGCCCAGGTCGCCATCATCATGTTCTCCTCCACCGGCAAGTACCACGAGTTCTGCAGCCCCGGGACCGA CATCAAGACCATCTTTGACCGATACCAGCAGGCCATCGGGACCAGCCTATGGAACGAGCAGTATGAG AATATGCAGCGCACGCTGAGCCATCTCAAGGACATCAATCGCAACCTGCGCACAGAGATTAG GCAAAGGATGGGCGAGGATCTGGACACTCTGGAGTTCGACGAGCTGCGCGGTCTTGAGCAAAATGTCGATGCGGCTCTCAAGGAGGTTCGCCACAGGAAG TATCATGTGATCACCACACAGACTGAAACCTACAAGAAAAAG GTGAAGCACTCGTATGAGGCGTACAAGAACCTGCAGCAGGAGCTG GGCATGCGCGAGGACCCGGCGTTCGGGTTCGTGGACAACACGGGCGCCGGCGGCTgggacggcgcggcggcggcggcgctgggcgGTGGCGCGCCCGACATGTACGCCTTCCGCGTGgtgcccagccagcccaacctgcACGGCATGGCCTACGGCTCCCACGACCTCCGCCTTGGCTAG
- the LOC136521391 gene encoding probable methyltransferase PMT24, translated as MRDRSMAGGGARGSRAGGAKRGAASSSASSAAAASACVYYATTALLVALCVAGAYFLTSTSAAAAAADGDAATVTAYRHTTRSSFAYEVTRERAAPAPPRGVEVRDTPAAAKAVGAEEEPRPDDRSAVAAVAALDDPHARPDEERVLDEAAGVEEHRVSAAGVEDVKGEDGGHVAAGDDEAASARGGEEEEEKEREAAVLEESSREQREQEQEPQLEMPHERARAAFAAVEEKNLDGGIEEESNAGQRQREEEQQAAAGNQLRREAQEDPQADGGDEGTEEEQRGREQPQGEEETRSSSVSGSSGDADGVDGDKPAVSESEHTRGADGNASQDDGLSVEDSLVAEDRAEEQKAWATQADESHRETDRREEGGENDGNGAENGGGEEHEWRVCNVKAGADYIPCLDNEKAIKKLRPENFRRYEHRERHCPDEGPTCLVALPSGYRRPIEWPKSRDRVWYSNVPHTKLVEVKGHQNWVKVSGQYLTFPGGGTQFIHGALHYIDFLQQSVRAIAWGKHTRVVLDVGCGVASFGGYLFERDVVTMSFAPKDEHEAQVQMALERGIPAISAVMGSKRLPFPSKSFDLVHCARCRVPWHADGGALLLELNRVLRPGGFFVWSATPVYQKLTEDVEIWKAMTSLTKSLCWELKSIKKDRLNGVGVAFYRKPTTNECYEARKRQQPPMCADDDDANAAWYIRLNSCVHRVPTGPWERGARWPAEWPRRVRTPPYWLNGSQAGVYGKTAPEDFTVDHDHWRRVVDGSYLNGLGIDWSRVRNVMDMRAAYGGFAAALREKKIWVMNVVNVDAPDTLPVIFERGLLGIYHDWCESFSTYPRTYDLLHADHLFSKIKERCAVLPVVVEVDRIVRPGGSIIVRDEASAVGEVEKLLRSLHWDVRLTFSKNDEGVMYAEKSDWRPELLEEPLL; from the exons ATGCGGGACCGATCCATGGCCGGGGGCGGTGCCCGTGGCTCGCGCGCAGGCGGCGCGAAGCGCGGCGCCGCGTCGTCCTCGGCGTCGTCggccgccgccgcgtccgcctGCGTCTACTACGCCACCACGGCGCTGCTCGTCGCGCTGTGCGTCGCGGGGGCCTACTTCCTCACgtccacctccgccgccgccgcggccgccgacgGGGACGCCGCCACGGTCACCGCGTACCGCCACACCACGCGCTCCTCGTTCGCGTACGAGGTCACCAGGGAGCGGGCCGCACCGGCGCCGCCGCGCGGGGTGGAGGTCCGAGACACGCCCGCCGCGGCGAAGGCCGTTGGGGCCGAGGAGGAGCCGCGGCCCGACGACCGGAGCGCCGTCGCTGCGGTGGCAGCGCTGGACGACCCGCACGCCAGGCCTGACGAGGAACGTGTGTTGGACGAGGCGGCGGGTGTGGAGGAGCACAGGGTCTCCGCGGCGGGCGTGGAGGATGTGAAAGGCGAGGACGGTGGCCACGTGGCCGCCGGAGACGACGAGGCCGCCAGCGCTCGcggcggggaggaggaggaggagaaggagcgagaagCAGCCGTGCTGGAAGAGAGCAGCCGCGAGCAACGAGAACAGGAGCAGGAGCCGCAGCTGGAGATGCCGCACGAGCGGGCCCGGGCCGCCTTCGCTGCCGTCGAGGAGAAGAACCTGGACGGCGGCATCGAGGAGGAGAGCAACGCGGGGCAGAGGCAGcgagaggaggagcagcaggccgCTGCCGGGAACCAGCTGCGCCGGGAAGCGCAGGAGGACCCGCAGGCCGACGGCGGCGACGAAGGGACGGAGGAGGAACAACGAGGCAGGGAGCAGCCGCAGGGCGAAGAGGAGACgcgctcgtcgtcggtgtcggggTCCAGCGGAGATGCCGACGGCGTCGATGGCGACAAGCCGGCCGTGTCGGAGTCGGAGCACACGAGGGGCGCGGACGGAAATGCCAGTCAGGACGACGGCCTCAGCGTCGAGGACTCGCTCGTCGCCGAAGACCGCGCCGAGGAGCAGAAGGCGTGGGCGACGCAGGCCGACGAGTCACACCGGGAGACGGACCGCCGCGAGGAGGGCGGCGAGAACGACGGCAACGGCGCGGagaacggcggcggcgaggagcacGAGTGGCGGGTGTGCAACGTGAAGGCCGGAGCCGACTACATCCCGTGCCTGGACAACGAGAAGGCCATCAAGAAGCTGCGGCCGGAGAACTTCCGGCGGTACGAGCACCGGGAGCGGCACTGCCCCGACGAGGGCCCGACGTGCCTCGTCGCGCTCCCCAGTGGCTACCGCCGCCCCATCGAGTGGCCCAAGAGCCGAGACAGG GTATGGTACAGCAATGTCCCGCACACGAAGCTGGTGGAGGTGAAGGGCCACCAGAACTGGGTGAAGGTGAGCGGGCAGTACCTGACCTTCCCCGGCGGTGGCACGCAGTTCATCCATGGCGCGCTGCACTACATCGACTTCCTGCAGCAG TCCGTCCGCGCCATCGCGTGGGGGAAGCACACGCGGGTGGTGCTCGACGTCGGCTGCGGCGTGGCCAGCTTCGGCGGCTACCTGTTCGAGCGCGACGTGGTGACCATGTCGTTCGCGCCCAAGGACGAGCACGAGGCGCAGGTGCAGATGGCGCTCGAGCGCGGGATCCCGGCCATCTCCGCCGTCATGGGCTCCAAGCGCCTGCCTTTCCCCAGCAAGTCGTTCGATCTCGTCCACTGCGCGCGCTGCCGCGTCCCCTGGCACGCCGACG GTGGCGCTCTCCTCCTCGAGCTGAACCGCGTCCTGCGCCCCGGCGGTTTCTTCGTCTGGTCCGCCACGCCGGTGTACCAGAAGCTGACGGAGGACGTCGAGATCTGGAAAG CAATGACGTCCCTGACGAAATCCCTGTGCTGGGAGCTGAAGTCGATCAAGAAGGACCGGCTCAacggcgtcggggtggccttctaCCGGAAGCCGACGACGAACGAGTGCTACGAGGCCAGGAAGCGGCAGCAGCCGCCGATGtgcgccgacgacgacgacgcgaaCGCGGCGTGGTACATCCGGCTCAACTCGTGCGTGCACCGCGTGCCGACGGGCCCGTGGGAGCGCGGCGCGCGGTGGCCCGCCGAGTGGCCGCGGCGGGTGCGGACGCCGCCGTACTGGCTCAACGGCTCACAGGCAGGGGTGTACGGGAAAACGGCGCCGGAGGACTTCACGGTGGACCACGACCACTGGCGGCGCGTCGTCGACGGGTCCTACCTCAACGGCCTGGGCATCGACTGGTCCAGGGTCAGGAACGTCATGGACATGAGAGCTGCATACGGAGG CTTCGCGGCTGCGCTCCGGGAGAAGAAGATCTGGGTGATGAACGTGGTGAACGTCGACGCGCCCGACACGCTGCCGGTCATCTTCGAGCGCGGGCTGCTGGGCATCTACCATGACTGGTGCGAGTCCTTCAGCACCTACCCGAGAACCTATGACCTCCTGCATGCCGatcacctcttctccaagatcAAAGAGAG ATGCGCGGTTctgccggtggtggtggaggtggacagGATCGTCAGGCCGGGGGGCAGCATCATCGTGCGCGACGAGGCCAGCGCCGTCGGCGAGGTGGAGAAACTCCTGAGGTCGCTCCACTGGGACGTGCGGCTGACCTTCTCCAAGAACGACGAAGGGGTGATGTACGCCGAGAAGTCAGATTGGCGGCCGGAGCTGCTCGAAGAACCGTTGTTGTAA
- the LOC136521392 gene encoding uncharacterized protein yields MPLRRLAPLLASPRRRLRSSLNPTLAAMSPAAAHLATAAGPDEDLCAGAAGSEAEDLAPAPPLPPPPVSAEERVERAWAHWRRLGSPRLLVAPMVDNSELPFRMLCRRYGADAAYTPMLHSRIFSENEKYRSMEFTTCKEDRPLFVQFCANDPDILLQAAKMVEPYCDYVDINFGCPQRIARRGNYGAFLMDNLPLVKSLVQNLAANLHVPVSVKIRVFPRLEDTLAYAKMLEEAGASLVAVHGRTRDEKDGKKFRADWDAIKAVKDALRVPVLANGNIRHMEDVKNCLEHTGADGVLSAETLLENPALFAGFRTKEWKEDGGENGDSGLDQTDLVIEYLKLCEQYPVPWRMVRSHVHKMLGDWFRVHPEVREELNKQNKLTFEWLHDMVMRLKELGGRVPLYRKESALETTLDGLASSNA; encoded by the exons ATGCCACTGCGCCGCCTCGCGCCTCTCCTAGcgagcccgcgccgccgcctgcGCTCCTCCCTAAACCCTACCCTCGCCGCCATGTCCCCGGCCGCCGCTCACCTGGCCACGGCCGCCGGCCCCGACGAGGACCTCTGCGCGGGCGCCGCGGGGTCAGAAGCGGAGGACCTCGCTCCGGCCCCgccgctcccgccgccgccggtgtCCGCGGAGGAGCGGGTGGAGCGCGCGTGGGCGCACTGGAGGCGGCTGGGGTCACCGCGGCTGCTGGTGGCGCCGATGGTGGACAACTCCGAGCTCCCCTTCCGCATGCTGTGCCGCCGCTACGGCGCTGACGCGGCGTACACGCCCATGCTCCACTCCCGCATCTTCTCcgagaacgagaagtacaggtcCATGGAGTTCACCACGTGCAAG GAGGACCGCCCACTTTTTGTTCAGTTTTGTGCCAATGATCCTGACATTTTGTTACAAGCTGCAAAGATGGTGGAACCATATTGCGACTATGTTGATATCAATTTTGG TTGCCCACAGCGTATTGCAAGACGGGGTAACTATGGAGCATTTCTCATGGACAACCTTCCCCTTGTAAAATCCCTTGTGCAGAATCTGGCAGCTAATCTTCATGTTCCAGTCTCAGTTAAGATTCGCGTATTTCCACGACTGGAAGACACATTAGCCTATGCAAAGATGCTTGAGGAAGCTGGTGCTTCTCTTGTGGCTGTCCATGGTCGGACAAGAGATGAAAAAGATGGGAAGAAATTTCGAGCTGACTGGGATGCCATCAAGGCTGTGAAGGATGCTCTTAGAGTACCCGTTCTTGCAAATGGAAACATTCGCCATATGGAGGATGTGAAGAACTGCCTGGAACATACTGGTGCTGATGGCGTGCTTTCAGCTGAAACTCTTCTAGAAAACCCAGCACTTTTTGCTGGTTTCAGGACAAAGGAATGGAAAGAAGATGGTGGTGAGAATGGAGATAGCGGTTTGGACCAGACTGATCTAGTGATTGAATATTTGAAGCTGTGTGAGCAGTACCCTGTGCCATGGAGAATGGTTAGATCCCATGTCCACAAGATGTTGGGGGACTGGTTTAGGGTGCATCCAGAGGTGAGGGAGGAACTCAATAAGCAGAACAAACTCACCTTCGAATGGTTGCATGACATGGTAATGAGGCTGAAGGAGCTCGGTGGAAGAGTACCACTTTACAGAAAGGAGAGTGCACTAGAGACAACATTAGATGGGCTAGCCTCTAGCAATGCTTGA